One Gordonia sp. SID5947 genomic region harbors:
- a CDS encoding PIG-L deacetylase family protein: protein MTTQLRPFPDDWQTALVLVAHPDDPEYGMAAAVARWTSEGRHIVYALASSGEAGIAGMDPAEAGPARELEQRTSASIVGVDEVEFWGFPDSSIRNTPELRTRIRETITRVAPDLILSLYGGPEWAPGQPNQADHMEFAAAVIETYDALDPMTRPRRLFENGPRATHAIDVTDQIDIAVNSLAAHEKYLSVLDPATPVEEQARRQIDMVTARGDDVADVRAARFELKRGPE, encoded by the coding sequence ATGACGACTCAGCTCCGCCCGTTCCCGGACGACTGGCAGACCGCGCTTGTTCTGGTCGCCCATCCTGACGACCCCGAGTACGGGATGGCGGCCGCGGTCGCCCGATGGACATCGGAGGGCCGACACATCGTATATGCGCTCGCGTCCAGCGGAGAAGCCGGCATCGCGGGCATGGACCCTGCGGAGGCGGGGCCGGCGCGTGAGCTGGAGCAGCGGACCTCCGCGTCGATCGTCGGTGTCGACGAAGTGGAGTTCTGGGGATTTCCCGACAGCTCGATCCGCAACACGCCAGAACTGCGAACCCGCATCCGGGAGACCATCACGAGGGTCGCGCCCGACCTGATCTTGTCACTGTACGGTGGTCCGGAATGGGCGCCGGGACAACCCAACCAGGCTGATCACATGGAATTCGCGGCTGCCGTCATCGAGACCTACGACGCCCTCGATCCCATGACGCGCCCGCGGCGCCTCTTCGAGAACGGCCCACGCGCGACCCACGCGATCGATGTCACCGATCAGATCGATATCGCCGTGAATTCGCTTGCCGCGCATGAGAAATATCTCTCGGTCCTCGATCCGGCCACGCCCGTCGAGGAGCAGGCACGTCGCCAGATCGACATGGTGACGGCTCGAGGCGACGACGTCGCCGATGTCCGCGCAGCGCGCTTCGAACTGAAGCGAGGGCCGGAGTGA